From the genome of Rutidosis leptorrhynchoides isolate AG116_Rl617_1_P2 unplaced genomic scaffold, CSIRO_AGI_Rlap_v1 contig259, whole genome shotgun sequence:
TCTGTGCTGCTGAACTGACTGAACTCTGTCTCTTATGGCCGGTTGACGGTCTTTGGTTCTCGTTGCTCGAGTCAAACTGATTCATTTCCTCAGAAGATGAACTTTCTCCGACAGGGCTTCGACTGCCACTCTCTTCGGAGGGTATCTCGATACCCGTGTACAGGAATATCTCAGTGTCGGATACTCTGAATGAAGTTCCAGGACCGTTTCCACAACCTTGCATTTTAATATGCGATGCTATGGCTTTTCTTGAAGTATAATCCTGACAACCAAATATTCCACCCACAGAGATCAACTTCCGCATTAGTACATCCGACGATGCAGAACGTGGTCGTTGCCTGAGGATATCCAGTGGAGTCATGCAGTTTCCATCACGGATGTTGACGTTGATCGATCTACACGACATCAGGAGTTGAACCAAGTCGGAGTGAACGTTTCCCATGATCGCCATATGCAGTGCAGTCCGTTCATCTTTGTTTTTGACATTAATAATCTCTTCCATGTCGAAATATTTCCCATCTAACAGCTTCTTCATCAACTCGATCTGTCTGTCCAATCGACGGAAAGCGGGACATTGGAACCCAGACACAGCCATGTGGAGAAAAGTGTCTCCGGCATTGTTTTTCAGAGAGATCACAGAGGGAGATGCAAGGATCAGAGCTTCGACGACAGCTAATTGGCCCCTGAATGAAGCAATGTGCAAAGCTGTATTGCCTTGATCGTCGGTTGAATTGATTATGTCATAAGATGCTACAAGATCTCTAACAACCTGTATATATGACAAGACACTAGAATCAAAATATGACAATATAAGATCAAAAATAGCTCGAATATTTTCTCACCTCAACTTGTCCTTTGCCAGAAGCTGCGTGTAAGATGGTTGAACCTTGCTTGTCTCTATAAGCCAAAATATGATCACTACAATTACTGAGTAGCTCCTGCAAAATCTTTAAATTCCCTCCTCTAGCAGCAGCATGAAGAGCTCTATTCATCATCTCCCTCTTGTAAACAGAAGGAATATCCCCAATATGCTCCTCGAAAACCCCATCTTTTGCCGTCAAAAACCTCGGCGACACTGCGAAATCATAGATAAGCCGAAACACCCCACAGTTTTTGCTCCTGGCAGCAGCATACATAATATCAGTCACTCCATACTCGCCTTCTCCGAAAACGAGAAGAGGGTTTCTCTCTAGCAGCTGCTGTACGAAACCCAAGTCTCCGGCCGACGCAGCCGTATACATAAGCCATCCTCCATAACCGGCAGAAATCAGGGAATTCTTTCCTTTTTTGTTTTCACATTCTTGGAGGAGCTTTTTAGCAACTTGAGCGCGACACTTGGCTACATCATCAAATTGTTCTTCGCCGTCCCAAACCGTCTCAAGACGACGAACTCGCCGGAGAGAGGTTAGTTTGATAAGATGATTGTTGTCGATTCGAACGAGTTCCCTGACCAAATCATAGTGGCCATTGGCTGCTGCCCAGTCAATTGGAGAAGCAAACCACCATTGGTCCCCTGTACTCTCCCATCGAAGAGGAAAATCGGTAGGAGGCATTCTGATATCTTAAACTTTCAGGACACCAACTGATACAAATTCAAATACAAATACTCAATCAAACAGGAACCAGCAAAATTCAAAGCAAGCAATTTCTAGCATACACGAATTTTACCAGTTATGGTAGGATTAAACAACCAAATTTGGAAATCAAGGATAAAAGATGAAACTTTATACAAGGAAATGCATAATTGTATAAGGCAACAGATAGGAACAAAGCAGGAAACTAAAAAAAGTTGGTTCCTTTATGACAGAAATACAACACCAAACCTATATTTAAGTCAATACAATGAGGGTTTACCATAAAAATGCAGTAAATACATGGGAGTTACCATTACTAACCTATAAGCAAGAAAACGTGTTGGAAATTAAAATCAAAATTGAGAAACCTACCTCAATATTGAGCTCTTTTAAAGAATTAATTCAAAGCCCAGCTGCAGAAATTACACCATTAAAGCTTCAGTAAGTGAAAAAAACCATGGCATGTGAAAATAAAGGAAACCCCATTAGTGTGTTTGATTGCTGCAAGTagaagatgataataatatttaatcttTCAACTAAAGAGAAAAGAAACAATGATTATACTCACACAGATAGGATATTACAGGAAAGATACTATGCTTTTTGTGTTAAAAAAACAGTTTTTTTGCATAAAGTTGTAATTTTTATGGCTGAAAAAAAAAACAGTTTTTGAGATTATAAGAAAACATGGAGGGAGAGATAAATGGTACAGATAATTATTAAGCTTTATTTTCATGGTGCAAAAAAACTATATTGTGAAATATTATATTACAATAAAATAAGATTCGTAGAACCAGAGGTCGAATAATGATTCGGCATTTATTCTTTCGAAAAATTGAATTCGACCTCGAAGAACGAACGATAAAGATGAAGATTGGAATTCGACTCACGAAGA
Proteins encoded in this window:
- the LOC139882339 gene encoding uncharacterized protein, which produces MPPTDFPLRWESTGDQWWFASPIDWAAANGHYDLVRELVRIDNNHLIKLTSLRRVRRLETVWDGEEQFDDVAKCRAQVAKKLLQECENKKGKNSLISAGYGGWLMYTAASAGDLGFVQQLLERNPLLVFGEGEYGVTDIMYAAARSKNCGVFRLIYDFAVSPRFLTAKDGVFEEHIGDIPSVYKREMMNRALHAAARGGNLKILQELLSNCSDHILAYRDKQGSTILHAASGKGQVEVVRDLVASYDIINSTDDQGNTALHIASFRGQLAVVEALILASPSVISLKNNAGDTFLHMAVSGFQCPAFRRLDRQIELMKKLLDGKYFDMEEIINVKNKDERTALHMAIMGNVHSDLVQLLMSCRSINVNIRDGNCMTPLDILRQRPRSASSDVLMRKLISVGGIFGCQDYTSRKAIASHIKMQGCGNGPGTSFRVSDTEIFLYTGIEIPSEESGSRSPVGESSSSEEMNQFDSSNENQRPSTGHKRQSSVSSAAQKLKSVLPWSRMKTVKHEKKKSVDSLESHSKKLNSPEGGPPPTPLRQRFSKPSSPSNKRTLSVRSVQSSPTSRKRFASGLRHGVMQAVPHIIVGSARRSRSSSFSKSSLSSPTTLDIKQKGICIDTDITRPSCSKQLFNDEPVPNVAEKKGHSRRKSKSQYFCFGGSGLSVKSPVSRHRQNMSLDLSMDHPSTISVI